A genomic region of Papaver somniferum cultivar HN1 chromosome 7, ASM357369v1, whole genome shotgun sequence contains the following coding sequences:
- the LOC113300022 gene encoding uncharacterized protein LOC113300022 codes for MKIVAEIDGNPPGVVSSGGKLVNVIFSSSGTIKDPSSNDPQYVGSIVNKMQMVSTSMPVGDFIRAVHVSFNLDPRKRYKVYSRVYVTHWVSVFVDISYSSTLADLVVNDPNGLNSVFRYCTEEIVGDEGPPTSDGNITTNGSRC; via the exons ATGAAAATAGTAGCAGAGATAGACGGGAATCCTCCAG GTGTTGTTtcctctggaggtaaactagttAATGTGATATTTTCGTCGAGTGGGACGATAAAAGATCCCTCAAGCAATGATCCTCAATATGTAGGCTCAATTGTTAACAAGATGCAGATGGTTTCCACTAGTATGCCTGTGGGGGACTTTATCAGAGCTGTGCACGTTTCTTTCAACCTCGACCCTCGGAAGCGTTACAAAGTATACTCCAGGGTTTACGTCACCCATTGGGTGTCTGTTTTTGTTGATATATCCTATTCTTCGACCCTTGCTGACCTTGTGGTGAATGATCCAAATGGATTAAACAGTGTGTTTCGCTACTGCACAGAAGAGATTGTTGGAGATGAAGGTCCACCTACATCTGATGGTAACATAACGACAAATGGGAGCCGATGCTAA
- the LOC113300023 gene encoding 60S ribosomal protein L27a-2-like: MTTHLKKNRKKRGHVSAGHGRVGKHRKHPGGRGNAGGMHHHRILFDKYHPGYFGKVGMRYFHKLRNKFYCPIVNIDKLWSMVPEDVKAKAKGTDKAPVIDVTQYGYFKVLGKGVLPDNQPIVVKAKLISKTAEKKIKDAGGAVILTA, from the coding sequence ATGACAACTCATTTGAAGAAGAACAGGAAGAAGAGGGGTCACGTATCAGCTGGCCATGGTCGTGTAGGTAAGCACAGGAAGCATCCTGGAGGTCGTGGAAATGCTGGAGGTATGCATCACCATCGTATCTTGTTCGATAAGTACCATCCTGGTTATTTCGGTAAGGTTGGTATGaggtattttcataaactcagAAACAAGTTTTATTGTCCGATCGTTAATATTGATAAGTTATGGTCGATGGTACCTGAAGATGTGAAAGCTAAAGCTAAAGGTACTGACAAAGCACCAGTTATTGATGTTACTCAGTATGGATACTTTAAAGTATTGGGTAAAGGTGTTTTGCCTGATAATCAGCCTATTGTTGTTAAAGCTAAATTAATTTCAAAGACTGCTGAGAAGAAGATTAAGGATGCTGGTGGTGCTGTTATTCTTACAGCTTAA